In the genome of Flavobacterium panacagri, one region contains:
- a CDS encoding response regulator transcription factor, producing the protein MKTNPKNKIIIVDDHLLFSQSLELLIKSFGDYEVIKRFENGKVFIDYLEENNSTEIDLILLDVNMPVLDGLSTMKWLKENRPDLKVIALSVNDDDEIIIKMITNGAKGYLLKDTSPEIFREAIECVMEKGFYFTELVSGMLINKVNSDNKKISLKEKEIVFIKHACTEMTYKEIASEMCLSPKTIDGYREILFDKLEIKTRIGLVLYAIKHKIVLV; encoded by the coding sequence ATGAAAACTAATCCAAAAAATAAAATAATAATTGTCGATGATCATTTGTTATTTTCCCAATCTCTTGAACTTCTGATTAAAAGTTTTGGCGATTATGAAGTAATAAAACGTTTTGAAAACGGAAAAGTGTTTATCGATTATCTGGAAGAAAATAACTCCACAGAAATTGATCTTATTCTTCTTGATGTCAACATGCCTGTTCTAGATGGATTAAGCACTATGAAATGGCTCAAAGAAAATCGACCAGATCTAAAGGTAATTGCATTGTCCGTTAACGATGATGATGAAATTATTATAAAAATGATCACCAACGGTGCCAAAGGTTATTTATTGAAAGACACTTCTCCCGAAATTTTTAGAGAAGCTATAGAATGTGTAATGGAAAAGGGCTTTTATTTCACAGAATTAGTTTCTGGAATGCTAATTAATAAAGTCAATAGTGACAATAAAAAAATCAGTTTGAAGGAAAAAGAAATAGTCTTTATCAAACATGCCTGCACTGAAATGACTTATAAAGAAATTGCATCAGAAATGTGTTTAAGTCCTAAAACTATTGACGGTTATCGCGAAATACTTTTTGACAAACTGGAAATAAAAACCCGAATCGGATTGGTACTTTATGCCATTAAGCATAAAATTGTTTTGGTTTGA
- a CDS encoding adenine phosphoribosyltransferase, whose translation MKIEKYIRDIQGFPKKEFLFKDITPLLINPEARTNCLKILIDSLEGKKIDKVVGAESRGFFFGMLLAQELNAGFVPVRKPKKLPYETISASYELEYGSDSLEMHIDAIKKGDRVLIHDDVLATGGTAKAVCELVEKLGGEIVQCNFLMELTFLNGREKIKDYPVFAALTY comes from the coding sequence ATGAAGATTGAAAAGTATATACGTGATATTCAGGGTTTTCCTAAAAAAGAATTTTTATTTAAAGATATCACTCCGTTGCTAATTAACCCTGAAGCGCGAACAAATTGCCTTAAAATTTTGATCGATTCTTTAGAAGGAAAAAAAATTGATAAAGTTGTAGGGGCTGAATCTCGTGGTTTTTTCTTCGGTATGTTATTGGCTCAGGAGTTAAATGCGGGATTTGTTCCTGTTAGAAAGCCTAAAAAGCTTCCGTATGAGACGATTTCTGCTTCTTATGAATTAGAATATGGTTCTGATAGTTTAGAAATGCATATAGACGCTATAAAAAAAGGAGACCGTGTATTAATTCATGATGATGTCTTAGCAACTGGCGGAACAGCAAAAGCAGTCTGCGAATTGGTAGAGAAATTAGGAGGCGAAATTGTACAATGCAATTTTTTAATGGAGCTGACTTTTCTTAACGGAAGAGAAAAAATAAAAGATTATCCTGTTTTTGCAGCGTTGACTTATTAG
- a CDS encoding sensor histidine kinase, which yields MERKEIQLLVISLGIVFFTLIIVIVIIFFYFLKKKNNFVVEKMEADLYFQSELVKTRIEIKDQTLSEISKELHDNIGQIISVAIMQLNISISNKNVNIEELKDLKAVLAKSLDELRILSRIINKDNLLQNNFLEAIQQDLERIKKLKKIKYSLNQIGTVPTINEEHELIIYRIFQEALHNSLKHSRSDLFDVFIETTNSVFRLKLKDFGIGYDLKKSNSGIGLNNMKLRAKLIGAKLILNSDKTGTSVTIEYPLTQGHEN from the coding sequence ATGGAGCGAAAAGAAATACAACTATTAGTCATTTCTCTGGGTATTGTTTTCTTTACCCTTATTATCGTTATCGTTATCATTTTCTTTTATTTTTTAAAGAAGAAAAACAATTTTGTGGTAGAGAAAATGGAAGCCGATTTGTATTTCCAGTCCGAATTAGTCAAAACCAGAATCGAGATAAAGGATCAGACCTTATCTGAAATCAGCAAAGAACTGCATGATAATATCGGTCAGATTATTTCGGTCGCCATTATGCAACTTAATATTTCAATCAGCAATAAAAATGTAAATATTGAAGAACTTAAAGATTTAAAAGCCGTTTTAGCCAAATCACTTGACGAGTTAAGAATTCTTTCCCGAATTATCAATAAAGACAATTTACTGCAAAACAATTTTCTCGAAGCCATTCAGCAGGATTTGGAAAGAATTAAGAAACTCAAAAAAATCAAATACAGTTTAAATCAAATTGGAACAGTACCGACGATAAACGAAGAACATGAATTAATTATTTACCGAATTTTTCAGGAAGCACTTCATAATAGCTTAAAACATTCTAGAAGTGATTTATTTGATGTATTTATAGAAACCACCAATTCCGTTTTTAGATTAAAATTAAAAGACTTTGGAATTGGGTATGATCTTAAAAAATCGAATTCAGGAATAGGTTTAAATAATATGAAACTGAGAGCAAAATTAATTGGCGCTAAACTAATTCTCAATTCTGATAAAACCGGAACAAGTGTAACTATCGAATATCCTTTAACTCAAGGCCATGAAAACTAA
- a CDS encoding DUF4468 domain-containing protein, whose product MKRIFLFILLSTINGFCQKNVELTASGITPVVTEVQNATAEQLYLKTFDWIQKNYKRPNEVIKADKTNEMIRIEGFSKEFFFQKSLGTNYYGVLYTIEFEFKEGRYRFSFTPEEITSKGQKMAFLSSPADFFKKDGSAKSIYKSSIDSFTAAVQELYISHYNFVSGKTDQSSSNW is encoded by the coding sequence ATGAAAAGAATCTTCTTATTTATTCTGCTATCGACAATCAATGGATTTTGTCAAAAAAATGTTGAATTAACTGCATCTGGAATTACTCCAGTTGTAACCGAAGTTCAAAACGCTACTGCAGAACAATTATATTTAAAAACTTTTGATTGGATTCAGAAAAATTATAAGCGTCCGAATGAGGTAATAAAAGCTGATAAAACGAATGAAATGATTAGAATAGAAGGATTCTCAAAAGAATTTTTCTTTCAAAAGTCTTTAGGCACTAATTACTATGGCGTTTTGTATACTATAGAATTTGAATTTAAAGAGGGGAGATACAGATTTTCATTTACGCCTGAAGAAATTACGTCTAAAGGTCAAAAGATGGCTTTTCTATCAAGCCCAGCCGACTTTTTTAAGAAAGATGGATCCGCAAAAAGTATTTATAAATCTTCGATCGATTCTTTTACAGCAGCTGTCCAGGAATTATACATTTCACATTATAATTTCGTCTCAGGTAAAACTGATCAATCTTCCAGCAACTGGTAA
- a CDS encoding site-specific integrase → MKKDYVRTDGTCALYVRIFLNKETKKIATNISVRPEDFDEKKQRIKSKCIYHKDYNLIIEKILGDLNKIEVNYRLAQVPLNLTALLNEFENPSSRIDFLKFWEQEMITQKEILNPSTYRQQMSILNKVRGYQATIYFYEITEEFFELMKAHFKKKKNTDSTIGSLIKSFKKYLHIANKKGITTPLDYQDIKNRSFVGDRSFLDASELKKMHDYFNAGYINATHKAILARFLFSCFTGLRISDILMITPENIIGDILVFSAVKTSKLQRIQLNKTAKIFIEPESQQVFPGNFTPEYINRELKFIAKICGITKKISFHVARHTFATNFLICGGRVEILQKLLGHSKITDTMVYVKIVESISNQQIHNMDDILLKNEPLK, encoded by the coding sequence ATGAAAAAAGATTACGTTCGCACAGATGGTACATGCGCACTTTATGTGCGAATATTTCTAAATAAGGAGACGAAAAAAATTGCAACTAATATTTCGGTACGACCGGAAGATTTTGACGAAAAAAAACAACGAATAAAATCAAAGTGTATTTATCATAAAGATTATAATCTGATTATAGAAAAAATACTTGGTGATTTAAATAAGATCGAAGTTAATTATAGACTCGCACAAGTTCCTTTAAATCTGACGGCACTTTTGAATGAGTTTGAAAATCCATCATCTAGAATTGACTTTTTAAAATTCTGGGAACAGGAAATGATTACACAGAAAGAAATACTAAATCCCAGCACATACAGACAGCAAATGTCTATTTTAAATAAAGTAAGAGGCTACCAAGCTACAATTTACTTCTACGAAATAACCGAGGAGTTTTTTGAATTGATGAAAGCTCATTTTAAAAAGAAAAAAAATACCGACTCTACAATTGGTTCTCTAATCAAATCATTTAAAAAGTACCTTCATATTGCAAACAAAAAAGGAATAACAACTCCATTAGATTATCAAGATATAAAGAACAGATCATTCGTAGGTGACCGATCTTTTTTAGATGCATCAGAGCTAAAAAAAATGCACGATTACTTTAATGCAGGTTACATTAATGCTACTCACAAGGCTATTTTAGCGCGATTTCTGTTTTCATGTTTTACTGGACTTAGAATTTCAGACATTCTAATGATAACACCTGAAAATATTATTGGGGACATCTTAGTTTTTTCAGCAGTTAAGACATCTAAACTACAACGAATACAATTAAACAAAACAGCAAAAATATTTATTGAACCAGAAAGCCAACAAGTTTTTCCAGGTAATTTTACTCCAGAGTATATCAATCGAGAATTAAAATTTATTGCCAAGATCTGCGGTATAACTAAGAAAATATCATTTCATGTCGCAAGACATACTTTTGCAACAAATTTTCTGATATGTGGAGGAAGAGTTGAAATTCTTCAAAAATTATTAGGCCACAGTAAAATTACAGATACCATGGTTTATGTGAAGATAGTTGAAAGTATCTCAAATCAGCAAATACATAATATGGATGATATACTATTAAAAAATGAGCCTCTTAAATAA